Within the Rhizobium grahamii genome, the region GGTCTTCGCCGGCCACCAACTCGGAGCGGCAACCGCTGCCTATGGCGCCGGCTGGTCGCGGACGGAGCTGCAGAGCTATCTTCCGGCCTTCTTCATCGCCGGCGCCTTCTGCCTGCTGGCCTCGATCCTGGCGATCACGCTCAAGAAATCGGGCATCCATCAGCCGGCCGCAGCCGCCGCCCACTAATACCTGGCGCTTCCGGCCAGCAAGGGCCGGAAAGCCGCAATAAATCAAGCCGAGAACTTCGCCCGCCGTCTTGCGCGCGCGGGCGAACGCATGCTAGACACCCGCCTCGTCGGTATCCGTTGCCCCATTGGCGGAATTGGTAGACGCGCTCGACTCAAAATCGAGTTTCGAAAGAAGTGCTGGTTCGACTCCGGCATGGGGCACCACCTCCTTACTGCGACAGTTGATTTTGCTATATAAAATCGCTGTTTTTGTCCCACATTTTTCAACCCGAAAATGCGTGGGACAAATCTGACCGATTTTTGTTCCGGTCGAAGCGACTGCGTTATCTCACAGCTTGTCGTTTCCATAAAGCTGGTGCGGCGCCACCTGTGGTGAGTTTAGTATCTGACACTCACTTTATTGCGATTTTTGGGGCGTTCGCTACCTTAATGGCAAAATCCCAAAGGCGATTTCGGGTAGCGACAGCCCGCTCCAGCCGATCATTAAGATCAGCGAAAGTGTATCGATATGGCTGCCCATCACGCAAAAGTATGAGATCGTCAGGGTACTCGTCACAGATATTCCACGACGCATGAATGACATCGTTTCGCTCGGGATTTCGTTTTCTGATTTCAGCAGCAATGTCCGAAAATTCCGCAACGTACTCGCGACCCAGCCGACACGGGATGATCGCTTTGATCACGTCAAGGCGTGTAGCAAGGCCGAGGTGCTCAATAGAACCGAAGACGACGCCAGCTATTGGGTCGATGGTTAAACCACCATTCTGGTGGTCGCTGTGGGCTGCCGCGCCAAACAGAAACTTGATTGTTTCGTCGATTTCCCCCCAATTTGCAGCCATGGCTCCAATCAAGGCAGCTAACTTCGGCCGATCAAGAAGCACTTTCGGATAACCTCTAAAGGCGAGCTTCCGTTGGGCGGCGTCTTTTATCTGGTGCGGCATTTGAAGCTCCATCGAAGCGCTATAGCGTTCGATCGAACTCTAGTCTCTTGAAACGGTCAGCGACAAGCAGCCCTGAGCTCTGCCATAGATGGTTGTAGAAGATAACGAAAATGCCGCGCACTTTCCAATCTCCGGCCCGTCCATATCTCGGCGGAGATGAGTCACCTGTACTCCACCACCTACCGCAAATCATCTGTTTAATTTTACTCTTACTTCAGTCAAAGTGACGCCCGCAAAACGAGGGAATGCGAGCACGTGCATCAGGAAGTAACGCTTATCGCCACCGTAGCCGTCAGCTTTGTCTGTGCGGCCATCTTCGGCTACATCGCCGACCGCCTGCGGCTGCCGCCGCTTGTCGGATATCTTGTGGCGGGGATTGCGTTGGGGCCTGTAACGCCGGGCTTCATTGCCGATAGCAGCCTTGCCAGCCAGCTCGCGGAAATGGGCGTTATCCTGCTGATGTTCGGTGTCGGCCTGCACTTTTCGACCGCCGACCTACTCGCGGTGCGCGGCATTGCCATCCCCGGTGCCATCGCCCAGATCGTGATCGCGACGCTGTTCGGCATCGGGCTAGCGGAATGGTGGGGATGGGGGCTCGGCGCCGGCATCGTCTTCGGCCTCAGCCTCTCGGTGGCGAGCACGGTCGTGCTTCTGAAGGCGCTCGAGGAACACAATCTTCTTGATCAGGCGAGCGGACGCGTCGCCGTCGGGTGGCTGATCGTTGAAGATCTCGTCATGGTTCTGGCGCTGGTTCTTCTGCCAGCGCTTGCAGAGTTTCTTGGCGGGCATGCGGCCGAAAGTGCCGCTCACGGTGCGGGGCTGCCCCTCTGGCTCAGCATCGTCCTGACGCTGCTCAAGGTCGGCGCCTTCGCCATGATGGCGATCTTCCTCGGCCCCAAGGTCGTTCCCTGGCTGCTGACACTTGTTGCACGCACGGGATCGCGCGAACTCTTCACGCTGACGGTCCTGGCGATCGCGCTCGGCATCGCGTTCGGATCGGCGCAGATATTCGGTGTGTCCTTCGCGCTCGGCGCCTTCTTCGCGGGCGTCATCATGAGCGAATCCCATCTCAGCCATCGCGCCGCGGCCGACTCGTTGCCGCTTCAGAACGCCTTTTCGGTGCTGTTTTTCGTGTCAGTCGGCATGCTGTTCGATCCGTCGATCCTTGTACGCGAACCGCTGGCCGTCGCCGCCGCCATAGCCCTCATCGTCGTCGGCAAGTCGATCATCTCCTTTGCCGTCGTTGTCCTGCTGCGTTACCCGATCGGCATGGGCCTGACTGTGGCGGGCGGCCTGGCGCAGATCGGCGAATTCTCGTTCATCCTTGCCGCGCTCGGCGTCTCGCTCGGCCTGCTTCCGGCAGATGGCCAAGCCATCATCCTGGCGGCGGCCATCATCTCGATCATCCTCAATCCGCTCATCTGCGTCGGCGCCGAAGCACTGCACGGACATGTCCACCACAGGTGGGCAGCGCTATGCGCCCGTTTCGGCCATCGCAAGTATGAAGTCCTCAGCCGAGAGCTGGAGCGCACCCGCGCGATCAACGAAGCACGCGAGCGCGAGCACCAGCTGGAAATGCAGGAACTCATCGAAACCTTCCCGCTTTTCGCCAAGGTGGATGAGGATTCGCAGGAAGAATTGCTGCTGCTCTTCAGGCCGAAATCGGCGCTGCCAGGCCAGCGCGTGATCCGTAAAGGCGATCGCGGCGACGGCATGTATTTCCTGTCCTTCGGCACCGTCGAGGTCCAGCTTGCAGAAGAGGACATCAAACTCGAGCCGGGATCGTTCTTCGGCGAGATGGCGCTGCTAAGCGGCGGACGCCGCACAGCCGACGTCGTTGCCACCGATTTCTGTCAGTTCCTCGTGCTGGAACGGCGCGATTTCAACATGTTCACGGCAAAGCATCCAGCGCTGCGCCAGGCCGTCACGGAAATGGCCCGTGCGCGGACCGCGAGAAATGTCATGCGCCAGAATGATCGCGAGCCGTCCAGGGTCGACTCCTAAGCGCTGTCAATCACGAAGAATTTTGCTCGGCGCTGCCGCATGAACGACACAGCAAGCATTTACACGCGGCCATGCCACCCATAAAGCTCATGCACCAAACGGAAAGGACCGGAATGCTTCGCAGACTTTACGACTGGACCATGTCTCTCGCTGCCCGCAAATCGGCGGAAGTCTGGCTCGCCGTTATCGCCTTCGTCGAAAGCTCCGTCTTTCTGGTGCCGGCCGATGTCCTGTTTCTCCCCATGGCGCTCGCAAAGCCGGAGCGTTCCTACCGCTACGCCCTCGTTGCGACAATCGCTTCGGTCCTTGGCGGCATCGCCGGCTGGACGCTCGGCTACTATGCCTATGATGCCGTTGCCCGCCCGGTGCTCGAATTCTACGGCAAGCTGGATGCCTTCGAGCATCTCCGCCTCTACATTCACGACGAGTGGGAGATCCTGCTTCTTCTTCTCGTGACATCGGGCTTCGCCCATCTTCCGCCGATCAAGATCGTGACGATTCTTGCCGGCGTCATTCATATGAATCTCTGGTTCTTCGTGGTTTCCGCGATCATCGCCCGTGGCGCGCGCTTCCTGGTGCTTGCCTGGCTACTGCGCCGCTATGGCGAGCCGATCCGCCACTTCATCGAAAAGCGCCTGGGCCAGATCGCGGCCGTTATCGCGGCGATCCTGATCGCCCTTGGCCTGGCCTACAAACTGCTTGCCCCCTAAAACGCTTCGGAGCCCTGCATGACCGCCTCCTTCTCGCTTACCCGACCGGCTTTCCTCTACTCGGTCCTGCTGGCGCTCGGCATGGCTGTCGTCGTCGGCTCAGCGCTCGGCTTCCAGTATATAGGCGGCTATATTCCCTGCGCGCTTTGCTTGATGCAACGCCAGCCCTATTACTACGGCATTCCGATCGTCCTTATTGGCGCGCTCTCCTCGGCGTTCGGCCTGCCGAACTGGATCGGCCGCACCTTCCTTCTCGCCGGCGGCCTTCTGATGATCGTTGGCGCCGGCATGGGCGTCTATCACTCCGGCGTGGAATGGCACTTCTGGCCGGGGCCGACGACCTGCTCCACCAGCGCCGGCAGCATGACGCAGAATGCCGGCGACCTGCTGACCGAACTCAACACCATCAAGGGACCATCCTGCACGGACGCGGCGCTGCGCGTGCTCGGCCTTTCCTTCGCTGGATGGAACGTAATCGCAAGCCTTGTCCTTGCGGCCGTCGCCTTTGTCGGCGTGCGCAAATCGGCCTGAGCGATAGAGCGGGCTGCTAAGGCTGCAGTTCGCTATCCCAGTAGAGATAGTCGAGCCAGCTGTCGTGCAGATAGTTGGGCGGGAAAAGCCGGCCGTTATTGTGCAGATCCTGAACCGTCGGCGGATAAGGCTTCTGGTTCGGGAACATCCCGGCCTGCTTCGGCAGCTTGCTGCCTTTTCTGAGATTGCAGGGAGAGCATGCCGCCACCACGTTTTCCCACGTCGTTTCGCCGCCATGGGCGCGCGGAATGACATGGTCGAAGGTCAGATCATCGTGTTCGCCGCAATACTGGCACTCGAACTTGTCTCTGAGGAAGACGTTGAAGCGCGTGAAGGCGGGATTACGGGACGGCTGAACGTAGGTCTTGAGGCACACGACACTCGGAAGCCGCATCGAAAAGCTCGGAGAAGAAACCGAGTGTTCGTACTCCGCGATGATATTCACGCGGTCAAGAAATACCGCCTTGATCGCGTCCTGCCAGGACCAGAGCGACAAGGGATAATAACTTAAAGGCCTATAGTCAGCGTTCAGAACGAGCGCGGGCAGGGCCTGTGGGGAGACTGCAATCGTCAAGGGACTCTCCTGATCGATTCGGCATCTGCATCCTTATATTAGGCCGGTTGTGACGGCATTGTGAAGTCCAATATATTCAGCCCGTAAGGCGGATTGAAGAAAGTGACCGCAGTCACTCGACGGGCAGCACGCCGCGCCCGAGCTTTACGGCATAATAGGCCCAAAAAAGCCGGGAAGCCACTGACCGCCAGGGAGACCAAACCTCGGCCAACACCGCCAATTCTTTCGCCGTCGGACGCTGAGCGAGACCGAATGCCGCAGCTACCGCATTCTGAAGGGCCACGTCACCGGCCGGAAAGATGTCGGCATGCCCCTCGCAGAACATCAGATAGACCTCCGCGGTCCATGGCCCAACGCCCTTGAGCGCGGTCAGTGCCGCGCGCGCTTCGGCCGCTGGCAACTCCGAAAGCCCCTCGAGATCGAGCTCGCCTGTCGCCGCAGCCCCGGCAATCCGTGACAAGGTATCCGCCTTGGCACGCGATAGGCCGAACTCTCGCCAAGCGTCGGGATGAAGCAGAAGATAGGCCTCGGGCGTCAGCGGTTCGTTTGCCTGCAGCATGCGCCGCCAGATCGCATTGGCGCTTGCCCGCGAAACCATTTGCGACACGATGATATGGGCAAGCCCCTCGAAACCACGCTCCCGCAAGCGAAGCGGAATGGGACCGGCGTGTTCAGCAACCGGAACAAGCCGCGGGTCGAGCAACAGCAACTGCTCCAATCCCTGCCGCACATCCGCGTCGTTACGGATGATCTGCATGCTTCCTCGCGATCTCCTCGAATCCGTGGCAGAAGAAAGCATGTCCGCGATTCCTCGTCAAAGCTCCGTCTTTCGTTTTGCGCCGAGCCCGAACGGGCCGCTTCATCTTGGCCACGCGCTCTCCGCCCTTCTGAACCAGCACATGGCGACATCCTTGTCCGGGCGCCTGCTTTTGCGGATAGAGGACATAGATCTCACCCGTTGCACACCCGAATTCGAAGCCGGCATCTACGCGGACCTCGAATGGCTCGGCATAGGCTGGGAGCGGCCGGTGCGGCGTCAATCCGAACATCTCGCTGAATATCAGGCCTCGCTCGACACTCTGATCGCAAGAGGCCTCGTCTATCCCTCGTTCATGACCCGTGGAGAAATCCGCGCGTACGTCGCCGCGACAGAAGCAGAAGGGCAACCGTGGCCGCGCGATCCCGACGGCTCTCCGCTTTACCCGGACGACGACCTCAGGCGAACGGCATCCGAGCGGCGCGAATTGCTAGCCTCAGGCCTCAAGCACGCTTGGCGTCTCGACATGCGAAGAGCGATGGAGGAACTGGACGCACCGCTCTTCTGGGATGAAACCGGTGACGGCGACCGAGGTAGGGTAGCGGCCGACCCGCGAGCCTGGGGCGATGTCATCCTGTCGCGCTCCGATGCGCCCTCGAGCTATCATCTGTCGGTGGTGCTGGATGATGCGCTGCAAGGCGTTACCCATGTCGTTCGCGGCCTCGACCTCTTCCACTCGACCGCCGTGCATCGGCTCCTGCAGGTCCTGCTCGACCTGCCCACACCGATCTACCACCATCACAGGCTGGTCACCGACAGCGACGGCCGCAAGCTCTCCAAGAGCCGTGGCGATACCGGGCTATCGGCACTGTGCGAGCGCGGCTTCTCAGCGGCCGATATCCGCAAACTTGTCGGGCTTTGACGTCTTGCCCTGACCGCTCAGGAAATTGTGCTTGAAGATCGCGCGAACGCGGAATTTCAGGAGTGCCGCGTTGATTTCCGCACCGATGATGAAGATCACGCCGATCATGTAGAGAAAGATGAGCACGATCATCACCGAGGCCAGACCGGCATAGGTGGCGGTATAGTTGGCGAAGGTCGCCAGATAGTAGGCGAAGATCAGCGCACCAATCAGCCAGAACAGCAAGGTCACCAGCACCCCCGGCAGGACGTCGAAGACGCGTCGTCGACCGGCGGGCAGCCACAGATGCACGACGAAGAGGCCGACGGTCAGCATGAACAGGGTTCCATAGACACGCCAGCTGAAGACGACATCGAGCGTATCGGCAAACAGCGGAAACCACCGGCGCGCATAGTCGAGCGCGAGGGGAACCGCCACGAGCAGGATACTGACCGCCGCAAAGATGACGACCGCGATCAGCACATAGCCGAGGCTGGCGAGGCGTGTGATGTACCAGGGACGGGTTTCCTGCACGCGATAGGCGCGGTTAAGCGAAATCCTGAGCGCTTCGACGCCGTTCGAGGCGAAGTAGGCTGCGGCAAGCACCGACACCGTCAGCAGCCCGCCGCGCGGGACCGTCAGAACCTGGATCACCTGGTCGACGAGCGGCTTGGCGATCGCCTCGGGCCATGTGTCGAAGATCAGATGGATCGCTCGGTCGGAGAACTGGTCGGCACCGAGAAAGTTCGCAAGCGTCGTCCCGAAGATCAGAAACGGAAACACGGCGAGAAGGCTGGACAGAGCCACATGACTCGCCATCGCAAACCCGTCATCCTCAAGAAAATGATAGATCGCATCGTAGACTACATCGTAGAAGATGCGAAATATTCTCAGCATTCCGTCTCTCGGCTTTCTTCATTGTCTCGCCAGTCCGAATATGGGAAACGAGTCCGAATTTGTACAGGAATCATTCCATGGCGGATCAGCGCACAATCATCGTCACCGGATGCTCGTCCGGCATCGGTGCCTATTGCGCACGCGCCCTGAAGAGCGATGGATGGCGCGTCTTTGCCACTGTCCGCAAATTTGATGACCTTGCTTCCCTGCAGGCTGACGGCATCGAAGCCTTTCGCATGGACTATGCCAACCCCCAGTCGATCGCCGACTTCATGGACGAAGTAACGGCAGCAAGCGGCGGCAAGATCGATGCACTCTTCAACAACGGCGCCTATGGGCAACCCGGAGCCGTCGAAGACATCAGGACGGAGGTCCTCAGGGAACAGTTCGAGACCAATGTTTTCGGATGGCACGAGCTGACGCGGCGGATCATCCCGCTGATGCGCAAGCAGGGGCACGGTCGCATCGTCCAGTGCTCGTCGATTCTCGGCATCGTTCCCTATAGATATCGCGGTGCCTACACCGCTTCCAAGTTTGCAGTCGAAGGGTTGAGCGTGACGCTCCGGATGGAGCTGGAGGGAAGCGGCATTCACGTCAGTTTGATCGAGCCGGGGCCGATCACCTCGCGTTTCACCGCCAACGCACTTGCCAAGATCAACGAGAATATCGACGTCGGTAACTCCGTGCATGCGGCAGATTATCGCCGGCAGCTTGCGCGTCTTGACGGATCGGGGGCACCTAACCGACACAAGCTCGGTCCGGATGCGGTTTACGCTGTCTTGAAGCACGCATTGAACTCACGCCGGCCCAAGCCACATTATCCCGTAACCACGCCGGCAAAGCAGGGCATGATGTTGAAGAGGCTACTGCCAGCAGACCTTTTCTACCGCCTGATGCGCTGGGTAGACTGACCAGGAAAGCAAGAAAATGTCTACGGTCACTTACATTCTCGCCATCATCGTCATGGCGATCGTCGCTCTTGTCCTGATACGCGGCCTCTTCAACATGATGAAGGGTGGCGACGCCAATCTGTCCAACAAGCTCATGCAGCTGCGCGTCCTGCTGCAGGCGATAGCCATCTTTCTGATCATGCTCACGCTCTGGCTGACCGGCGGCGGGCGCCCGACCTGATTTTCGCGCAAAGGGGGAATGCATGGTCAAGCTGAACAAGATCTACACGAAGACCGGGGATGACGGCACGACCGCTTTGGTCTCCGGCGCACGACGCCTGAAGAGCGACCTGCGGGTGGAAGCCTATGGCACGATCGACGAGGCGAACTCGGCAATCGGCATCGCGCGCCTTCATATGCAGGGAATGCCCATTCTCGATACGATGCTGAACCTGATCCAGAACGATCTCTTCGATCTCGGCGCCGACCTGGCAACGCCCGATACCGGCGAGACACCGGCCTACGAGCCGCTGCGCATCATCGAGACCCAGGTGTCCCGGCTAGAGCGCGATATCGATCAATTGAACGCCGATCTGCAGCCGCTGAAGTCCTTTGTCCTGCCGGGCGGCCACTCAGCCGCCGCCCACCTGCATCTCGCCCGCACGATCACGCGCCGCGCAGAGCGGCTGATGGTCTCGCTTGCGCGCACCGAAGGCGAGGTCGTCAGCGACGCCGCGCTTCAGTACGTAAACCGGCTCTCCGATTTCCTGTTCGTCGCCGCCCGCCATGCCAATGACCGCGGCCATGCGGATGTTCTTTGGGTTCCGGGCAAGAATCGCTAAGCTCGCTTCGCAAGGGCAAATACCGGGGGCCGTCTTGTTCATACCGCTGCACGATGCCAATACGCTTAAATACATAAAGCTTCAGTGGGTGACCTTGACGCTGATAGTGGCAAACGTGGCCGTTTGGCTCTTCACCGGCGTCGTCGCCAGCGAAACCGTATCTCAGGCCGCCTTCGTCGGTCTCGGCTATATTCCGGCGGTCGCCTTTCATCATGCGACACTCGAGCCCGCCCTCGCCCTCGTTCCCGAACCGCTGACCTACGTCACCTATGCCTTCGTCCATTCCAGCTTCTGGCATCTTGCCTCGAACATGCTGTTCCTCTGGGTATTCGGGGATAACGTCGAAGACGCGATGGGGCATGTTCGTTTTCTGCTGTTCTATTTGCTCTGCGCGATATCCGGCGCGCTCTTTCATGGTTTTATCGGCGAGACGTCCGAATCGCCGCTGATCGGCGCATCCGGGGCGATCTCGGGCGTCATCGCCGCTTATGTCATCCTGCACCCGCGCGTGCGCGTCTGGGTGCTCGTCTTCATGCGCGTGCCGATACCGTTGCCGGCCTTCGTTCCACTGGTGATCTGGATTGGCCAGCAGTTCGTCATGCTGGCGATCGAACCTGACGGCAACGTATCGTGGGGAGCCCATGTCGGCGGCATCGTCGCCGGCGCGCTTCTCGTGGTGGTCATGCGTCGGCGCGGTGTTCCCCTGTTCGACCGACAGGTGGTGATGCCTCGGGCCGTGCACGATCAGCAGAAGCCCAATCCGACGATGATTTTCATTCCGGGACGTCAGCCGCGTCCGCGCCTTCCCTGGGACAAGCCACCATCCGAATATTGACGTGAACGTAAACGTTAGATAATCAGGAATCAATTTGCCTGTCTGCGACGGGCAAGCGTTGTGTTTGGAGGAAAAACGCGTATCCATGTCGCCATTCGACAATCGGAGCGGCGCCGAAACGCGCATTTTCTTGGCGAAAGAGTTGAAGGAAGGACCCCCATGAAAATCCTCGTCCCCGTAAAGCGGGTTGTTGATTACAACGTGAAGATCCGCGTGAAGGCCGATGGCACAGGCGTTGAGCTCGCGAACGTCAAGATGTCGATGAACCCCTTCGACGAGATCTCGGTGGAGGAAGCACTGCGGCTGAAGGAGGCCGGCAAGGCCGAGGAAGTGGTGGTCGTCTCGATCGGTCCCGCCAAGGCCGAAGAGACGCTGCGCACCGCGCTCGCCATGGGTGCCGACCGTGCCATTCTCGTCGAGACCGACGATGCCGTCGAGCCGCTGGCCGTTGCCAAGATCCTCAAGGGTGTCGCCGACGTCGAACAGCCGGGCCTGATCATCGTCGGCAAACAGGCGATCGATGACGACTCGAACCAGACCGGCCAGATGCTGGCAGCCCTGCTCGGCTCCGCCCAGGCGACCTTCGCCTCGAAGATCGAGATCGGTGACGGCAAGGCTCAGGTGACACGCGAAGTCGATGGCGGCCTGCAGACAATCGAGATCAAGCTTCCGGCTGTGGTCACCACCGATCTGCGCCTCAACGAGCCACGCTATGCCTCGCTGCCAAACATCATGAAGGCGAAGAAGAAGCCGCTCGACAAGAAGAGCCCGGCTGACTTCGGCGTTTCCACGGCGCCGCGCCTCAAGGTGCTGAAGACCGAGGAACCATCAGGCCGCAAGGCAGGCGTCAAGGTCGCGTCGGTCGCAGAGCTCGTCGACAAGCTCAAGTCCGAAGCCGGCGTCCTCTAAGGTTCGAGAAAGGGAGATCTATCCATGGCCATTCTTCTTCTGGCTGACCACGACAACAACCACCTTTCCGACCAGACCGCCAAGACACTGACGGCAGCTTCCAAGATCGGCGGCGACGTGCATGTGCTGGTATCAGGCAAGGGCGCCAAGGCGGCGGCCGAACAGGCAGCCAAGCTATCTGGCGTTTCCAAGGTGCTGGTTGCCGAGGATGCAAGCCTCGCCAACAATCTCGCCGAGCCGCTGTCTGCCCTGATCGTCTCGCTGGCTGCCGGCTACGACACGATCATCGCCGCCGCCACCTCCACCGGCAAGAACGTCCTGCCGCGCGTCGCAGCCCTGCTCGACGTTGCCCAGGTCTCGGAAATCATTGAAGTCGTCTCTGCAGACACCTTCAAGCGTCCGATCTATGCCGGCAACGCGATCCAGACGGTGCAATCGACCGACGCCAAGAAGGTTATCACCGTGCGCACGGCCTCCTTTGCAGCAACATCAGAAGGCGGCTCCGCGCCTGTCGAGGCGATCTCGGCTGCGTCCGACCCGGGCGTTTCCACCTTCGTCAAGGACGCGCTGTCGGCCTCCGACCGTCCGGAGCTGACGTCCGCGAAGATCATCATCTCAGGCGGTCGCGCGCTCGGCTCCGCCGAGAAGTTCCAGGAGGTCATCCTGCCGGTCGCCGACAAGCTCGGTGCCGCCGTTGGCGCAAGCCGTGCAGCTGTCGATGCCGGCTATGCGCCGAACGACTGGCAGGTCGGGCAAACTGGCAAGGTGGTTGCTCCCGATCTCTACATCGCCTGCGGCATCTCGGGCGCCATCCAGCATCTTGCCGGCATGAAGGACTCGAAGGTCATCGTCGCCATCAACAAGGACGA harbors:
- a CDS encoding electron transfer flavoprotein subunit beta/FixA family protein — protein: MKILVPVKRVVDYNVKIRVKADGTGVELANVKMSMNPFDEISVEEALRLKEAGKAEEVVVVSIGPAKAEETLRTALAMGADRAILVETDDAVEPLAVAKILKGVADVEQPGLIIVGKQAIDDDSNQTGQMLAALLGSAQATFASKIEIGDGKAQVTREVDGGLQTIEIKLPAVVTTDLRLNEPRYASLPNIMKAKKKPLDKKSPADFGVSTAPRLKVLKTEEPSGRKAGVKVASVAELVDKLKSEAGVL
- a CDS encoding twin transmembrane helix small protein → MSTVTYILAIIVMAIVALVLIRGLFNMMKGGDANLSNKLMQLRVLLQAIAIFLIMLTLWLTGGGRPT
- a CDS encoding DNA-3-methyladenine glycosylase family protein yields the protein MLSSATDSRRSRGSMQIIRNDADVRQGLEQLLLLDPRLVPVAEHAGPIPLRLRERGFEGLAHIIVSQMVSRASANAIWRRMLQANEPLTPEAYLLLHPDAWREFGLSRAKADTLSRIAGAAATGELDLEGLSELPAAEARAALTALKGVGPWTAEVYLMFCEGHADIFPAGDVALQNAVAAAFGLAQRPTAKELAVLAEVWSPWRSVASRLFWAYYAVKLGRGVLPVE
- a CDS encoding cob(I)yrinic acid a,c-diamide adenosyltransferase; this translates as MVKLNKIYTKTGDDGTTALVSGARRLKSDLRVEAYGTIDEANSAIGIARLHMQGMPILDTMLNLIQNDLFDLGADLATPDTGETPAYEPLRIIETQVSRLERDIDQLNADLQPLKSFVLPGGHSAAAHLHLARTITRRAERLMVSLARTEGEVVSDAALQYVNRLSDFLFVAARHANDRGHADVLWVPGKNR
- a CDS encoding YqaA family protein; protein product: MLRRLYDWTMSLAARKSAEVWLAVIAFVESSVFLVPADVLFLPMALAKPERSYRYALVATIASVLGGIAGWTLGYYAYDAVARPVLEFYGKLDAFEHLRLYIHDEWEILLLLLVTSGFAHLPPIKIVTILAGVIHMNLWFFVVSAIIARGARFLVLAWLLRRYGEPIRHFIEKRLGQIAAVIAAILIALGLAYKLLAP
- a CDS encoding HNH endonuclease gives rise to the protein MTIAVSPQALPALVLNADYRPLSYYPLSLWSWQDAIKAVFLDRVNIIAEYEHSVSSPSFSMRLPSVVCLKTYVQPSRNPAFTRFNVFLRDKFECQYCGEHDDLTFDHVIPRAHGGETTWENVVAACSPCNLRKGSKLPKQAGMFPNQKPYPPTVQDLHNNGRLFPPNYLHDSWLDYLYWDSELQP
- the gluQRS gene encoding tRNA glutamyl-Q(34) synthetase GluQRS, coding for MSAIPRQSSVFRFAPSPNGPLHLGHALSALLNQHMATSLSGRLLLRIEDIDLTRCTPEFEAGIYADLEWLGIGWERPVRRQSEHLAEYQASLDTLIARGLVYPSFMTRGEIRAYVAATEAEGQPWPRDPDGSPLYPDDDLRRTASERRELLASGLKHAWRLDMRRAMEELDAPLFWDETGDGDRGRVAADPRAWGDVILSRSDAPSSYHLSVVLDDALQGVTHVVRGLDLFHSTAVHRLLQVLLDLPTPIYHHHRLVTDSDGRKLSKSRGDTGLSALCERGFSAADIRKLVGL
- a CDS encoding rhomboid family intramembrane serine protease, with translation MFIPLHDANTLKYIKLQWVTLTLIVANVAVWLFTGVVASETVSQAAFVGLGYIPAVAFHHATLEPALALVPEPLTYVTYAFVHSSFWHLASNMLFLWVFGDNVEDAMGHVRFLLFYLLCAISGALFHGFIGETSESPLIGASGAISGVIAAYVILHPRVRVWVLVFMRVPIPLPAFVPLVIWIGQQFVMLAIEPDGNVSWGAHVGGIVAGALLVVVMRRRGVPLFDRQVVMPRAVHDQQKPNPTMIFIPGRQPRPRLPWDKPPSEY
- a CDS encoding cation:proton antiporter is translated as MHQEVTLIATVAVSFVCAAIFGYIADRLRLPPLVGYLVAGIALGPVTPGFIADSSLASQLAEMGVILLMFGVGLHFSTADLLAVRGIAIPGAIAQIVIATLFGIGLAEWWGWGLGAGIVFGLSLSVASTVVLLKALEEHNLLDQASGRVAVGWLIVEDLVMVLALVLLPALAEFLGGHAAESAAHGAGLPLWLSIVLTLLKVGAFAMMAIFLGPKVVPWLLTLVARTGSRELFTLTVLAIALGIAFGSAQIFGVSFALGAFFAGVIMSESHLSHRAAADSLPLQNAFSVLFFVSVGMLFDPSILVREPLAVAAAIALIVVGKSIISFAVVVLLRYPIGMGLTVAGGLAQIGEFSFILAALGVSLGLLPADGQAIILAAAIISIILNPLICVGAEALHGHVHHRWAALCARFGHRKYEVLSRELERTRAINEAREREHQLEMQELIETFPLFAKVDEDSQEELLLLFRPKSALPGQRVIRKGDRGDGMYFLSFGTVEVQLAEEDIKLEPGSFFGEMALLSGGRRTADVVATDFCQFLVLERRDFNMFTAKHPALRQAVTEMARARTARNVMRQNDREPSRVDS
- a CDS encoding YihY/virulence factor BrkB family protein, whose protein sequence is MLRIFRIFYDVVYDAIYHFLEDDGFAMASHVALSSLLAVFPFLIFGTTLANFLGADQFSDRAIHLIFDTWPEAIAKPLVDQVIQVLTVPRGGLLTVSVLAAAYFASNGVEALRISLNRAYRVQETRPWYITRLASLGYVLIAVVIFAAVSILLVAVPLALDYARRWFPLFADTLDVVFSWRVYGTLFMLTVGLFVVHLWLPAGRRRVFDVLPGVLVTLLFWLIGALIFAYYLATFANYTATYAGLASVMIVLIFLYMIGVIFIIGAEINAALLKFRVRAIFKHNFLSGQGKTSKPDKFADIGR
- a CDS encoding SDR family oxidoreductase — its product is MADQRTIIVTGCSSGIGAYCARALKSDGWRVFATVRKFDDLASLQADGIEAFRMDYANPQSIADFMDEVTAASGGKIDALFNNGAYGQPGAVEDIRTEVLREQFETNVFGWHELTRRIIPLMRKQGHGRIVQCSSILGIVPYRYRGAYTASKFAVEGLSVTLRMELEGSGIHVSLIEPGPITSRFTANALAKINENIDVGNSVHAADYRRQLARLDGSGAPNRHKLGPDAVYAVLKHALNSRRPKPHYPVTTPAKQGMMLKRLLPADLFYRLMRWVD
- a CDS encoding disulfide bond formation protein B, with translation MTASFSLTRPAFLYSVLLALGMAVVVGSALGFQYIGGYIPCALCLMQRQPYYYGIPIVLIGALSSAFGLPNWIGRTFLLAGGLLMIVGAGMGVYHSGVEWHFWPGPTTCSTSAGSMTQNAGDLLTELNTIKGPSCTDAALRVLGLSFAGWNVIASLVLAAVAFVGVRKSA
- a CDS encoding electron transfer flavoprotein subunit alpha/FixB family protein, producing MAILLLADHDNNHLSDQTAKTLTAASKIGGDVHVLVSGKGAKAAAEQAAKLSGVSKVLVAEDASLANNLAEPLSALIVSLAAGYDTIIAAATSTGKNVLPRVAALLDVAQVSEIIEVVSADTFKRPIYAGNAIQTVQSTDAKKVITVRTASFAATSEGGSAPVEAISAASDPGVSTFVKDALSASDRPELTSAKIIISGGRALGSAEKFQEVILPVADKLGAAVGASRAAVDAGYAPNDWQVGQTGKVVAPDLYIACGISGAIQHLAGMKDSKVIVAINKDEEAPIFQVADYGLVADLFDVLPELEKAL